The Spartobacteria bacterium DNA segment GCGGATGTAGGCGGGTGTGCCATTGACAGTCAGGGCAGTGCACTGCCGGCATCGACGCTGAAAACCTGCGAAGAAGCTGATGCCATCCTTTTTGGATCCGTGGGCGGACCGAAATGGGAGCATCTGCCCCCGGAAGAACAGCCTGAACGCGGGGCATTACTGCCTTTGCGTAAACATTTTAAACTGTTTTGTAATCTGCGTCCGACGCGTTTATATCCGGCATTGCAGTCGGCATGTCCGCTGCATCCCGACACAGCCGCCAAAGGCTTTAATGTGCTGTGTGTACGTGAATTAACCGGCGGTATATATTTTGGCGAACCCAAAGGCCGCGAAGGTTCGGGTGCCGATGAGAAGGCCTTTGATACCATGGTGTATACGCGCGGAGAAATCGAACGTATTGCCCGCATCGCCTTTGAAGCGGCACGGTTGCGCGGAAAAAAAGTAACCAGTGTGGACAAAGCCAATGTGCTGAGCACCATGGTTCTGTGGCGTCAGGTGGTGGAAGAGGTTGCCAAAGATTTCCCCGATGTGGCGCTGGATCATATCTATGTCGATAATGCGACCATGCAGCTGATCAAAGAACCGTCCCGTTTCGATGTCCTGCTGTGCGGGAACATGTTCGGTGATATTATTTCCGATGAATGCGCCATGCTGACGGGCTCCATGGGGATGCTGTCGTCGGCCAGTCTGAATGAAAGCCATTTTGGTCTCTTCGAACCTGCGGGCGGATCGGCCCCGGATATTGCCGGAAAAGGCATTGCCAATCCCATTGCACAAATTCTGTCGGCCGCCATGATGCTGCGCTACAGTTTTGGCGAAGAAGAAATGGCCGTCGCCATTGAAAACGCCGTAAATAACGTGCTGCTGGATGGCATCTTAACGGGCGATATCGCTCACGGAAAACCTTCCGTAACCACGGCCCGGATGGGCGATGCCATTGCTGCCGCAGTGTAGATAAGAACAAAAGAGCAACCCCGAAAGTAGAACTATGCAGAGCGTGAAAATATACGATACGACCTTACGCGATGGCAATCAGGCCCGCAATATCTCCTTATCTCTCGATGATAAACTGAACATTACAGAGAAACTGGATCAGCTCGGCATTCATTATATTGAGGGGGGCTGGCCCAATGCGACCAATCCGATTGATTTGGAATTTTATAAGGAAGTGCGCAAACTGTCGCTGAAAACGGCGAAAATTGCGGCGTTCGGTTCGACGCGTCGTCCGGGAAATACGGTAGATAAGGATGAAACCCTGCGATATCTGATAGAAACAGAGGCTCCGGTACTTACGATTTTCGGCAAGAGCTGGGATCTGCATGTGACTCGGGTGATACGTTGTCCGCTGGATGAGAATGTACGCATGATCGGCGAATCGGTGGCCTATCTTAAAAAGCATTGTGAAGAAGTGATTTACGATGCGGAACATTTTTTTGACGGCTATAAAAATCATCCCGATTACGCGATGGAAACCCTGCGTGCCGCGGTTGAAGGCGGCGCGGACTGTATCGTGCTCTGCGATACCAATGGCGGCTGTCTGCCCATGGATTATGAAGCGATTGTCCGCAAAGTCGCCCAAGTCTTTCCTTTGACGCAGATCGGGGTGCATAATCACAATGACAGCGGCTGTGCTGTGGCTAATTCCGTAGTGGGCGTTGCGGCCGGAGCGGTGCATGTGCAGGGAACCATCAACGGGTATGGTGAACGGTGCGGCAATGGCAATCTGTGCACGATTATTCCCAATCTGGAAATGAAAATGGGATGTCATTGCATTGGCCGGGAGAATCTGAAAATGCTGACGGAAGTCTCTCGTTTTGTGGATGATATTGCCAATGTTCACAGCGATTCGCGATTGCCTTATGTGGGCCATTCGGCCTTTGCCCACAAGGGCGGCATGCATATCGACGGCGTCCTGAAAGTCAGTGAATCTTTTGAGCATATCAATCCCGAGACGGTGGGGAATGCCCGCATCTATGTGCTGTCCAGTCAGTCCGGCGGCAGCACCGTGGTGAAAAAGCTGGAACAGTTTTTCCCTGATATCGACAAGCGGGATCCGCGCATCAAGGATCTGTTGCTGAAGGTCAAGGATATGGAAGCCGACGGCTATCAGTTTGATGCCGCCGACGGATCGTTTAAACTGCTGGCCAAGCGGGCGCTGGGTTTGTTTAAAGAGCCCTTCACCTTTACCGGATTTCGCGTCATTGAAGAGAAGCGTGGAACCGAGGTGTCGTTATCCGAAGCCACCATCAAGGTGCATCGCGATGGCGAAGAAGTGCATACTGCCGCCGATGGCGACGGACCGGTGAGTGCCATTGATAATGCTTTCCGCAAAGCACTGCAGCAGTTTTATCCCCAACTGCAGGATGTGCGCTTAGTTGATTACAAAGTGCTGGTCATCAATGGGAAAAGCGGAACCAGCGCCAAGGTGCGCGTTCTGATTCAATCCACCGATGGCAAGGATCACTGGGGTACGGTAGGCGTCTCTGAAAATATCATCGAGGCCTCATGGATCGCCCTCATCGACAGTTTTCAATATAAACTGATGAAAGACGGGGTATAATCCGGGCACCAGCAGTTCTGATGCCCGAATTTGAACGTATCGCTACTTAGAACCGGCCAAACTCGTCGTCATCCAGCATAATGACGTCGTTCTTGTGTGCCGTCCCTTTTTTCGGAGCGTCGCCCCAGCCCTCGGATTTTCTTGCAAGGGCAGGAGGAGCCTTTTTCTGTTGCTTTTTCTTCGGTGCTTCAGCTGGGATGGCTTTGGTTTTTGTTGTGCCGGAGAGCGTAAACAGCGATACGCGATCCTGTAATTCCTGTGACTGACCACGCAGTTCCTCGGCCGCCGATGCCGTTTCTTCCGCACTGGCGGTATTCTGCTGGGTCACCTGATCGACCTGATTGAGGCCGATGGTGATTTGAGCCACACCTTGTGCCTGTTCATTGGATGCTGCGGCAATTTCGCCAACGAGATCCGCCGCCTTGACGATTTCTTCGATGATTCCCTGGAAGGATTCCGAGGTACTCTGCGCCACCTTTAGTCCGTTGGAGACTTTGGAGCCGGACAGGTCAATCAGATCGGCCGTTTCTTTAGCCGCCTTGGCACTTCGTCCGGCCAGATTACGCACTTCGTCGGCTACGACGGCAAAGCCTTTACCGTGGACACCGGCACGAGCGGCTTCCACGGCCGCATTCAGTGCCAGCAAGTTGGTCTGGAAGGCAATGTCATCAATGACTTTAATGATTTTTGCAATCTGCATGCTGGATGCATTGATGTCCGTCATAGCCGAGACCATCTCGTTCATTTTCTCTCCGCCTTCTTCCGCCGATTCACGCGCTTTGTTCGCGATGGCATTGGCCTGCGTAGCGTTTTCTGCGTTGCCTTTGGTCTGTGACGCAATCTGCTGCATGGAGCTGGAGATTTCTTCCAGCGATGACGCCTGTTCGGTGGCTCCCTGCGAAAGCGACTGGCTGGCATCGGATATCTGGTTGGCCCCGGCATTCATCTGTGTCACCGAGGACGCGACCTGTGCCAGTGTTTCATCCAGATTGCGAAGCATCTGATTAATGTTGTTTTTAAAGTCGGCAAACTGACCTTTGTAGTCGCCGTTTATGCTCTGGGTTAGATCATTGTTTGAGGCTTCTTTCAATACCGTCGCCGCTTCGTTTAACGGTCCTGCGATGGCATTTATCACCGTGTTGTATCCGTCGATAATGTATTTCCATGTTCCAGGAAAACGGGAACTGTCTGCGCGAACATCCAGTTCTCCATCTCTTCCTGCCTGACTTAGGCGTATAACCTCTTTCTGGACGTCCGTGAGAATATCTACGCAGGCATTGATGTTATCTTTTATCTGTACATAGTCCCCTTTGTATTCTCCCTTAATTTCTTTGGGAGCCCGCCCATGGGCCATATCATCCAAAAATTGGATGGAAACACGGAACGGGGTGGCGACGGCATCGAGCAGATTGTTTACGCCACGGACGACATCTTTATAGGCACCCTGATGTTTGTCCTCATCGGCTCGTGTGGCCAGCGAACCTTCTACACCGGCGATGGCCAGCGTGTTGGCATCTGAAATCAGTGCTTCCACGGAAGCGGCAACCGCCATAAGGCTGTCATTGATCATTTTGAACTGGTCAAACTGCGCGGTGCAGTACTTGTCGGCCCGGGTTTGTTCGGTATTGATGGCCAGATCGCCCTGTGCCATTTTATTCAGATTGTCGGCTAGACGTGCCACTTCCTGGTCATTGTATTTGGCAATGCGCGATACGCTGGATATATCCTGTATGACTTCAATATGGCCAATCTGCTCTCCGGCCCCGTTCTGGAGAAAAGCCGTATCCACCTGAAAATCTGCATCCATGCCGGGTTGCTGGAAGGTGGAGGTTTTCTTGCCCCGGCGCAGGCATTCAATACCGCAGCGTTCGGTTTTGCAAATGTCGGCATTCCAGTTGTTACAGGGTTTGCCTGTCATATCGGCCCGCTTTAAGCCGGTTACTGCTTCGGTCGCTTTATTGAAAAAGAGCCAGTTCATATCCATGTCCGTTACAGAGACAGGGAAGGGGACGGCATCCAGACTGGAAACATAGATGAAGAATTTCTGTGCCATGGCATTTAGCGAGGTGGCCAGCAGGCCCAGTTCGTCGTTGCTGTCATGATGGATGTTTACATCAAGATGCCCATCGGCAATGGCCTGTGCTCCGCCAGCCAGCTGTTTCAGTGTTTTACTGATCGATCGGGCCATAAGAAGAACCACGATGCCGATGGCCAGCAGCGCAATGATCGCGCCGATAATGCCGAACCAGAGCATTTCGCGAGCCTGTGCCATGACTTTATCCATGGGGATTGAGACTGCGAAGGACCAGGGTGTTTTTGTTTTGCCAATGGTCAGGGGTACAAAAATCATATACGAATCACTGCCCGTCTCAAGAGATGTACGCACTTCGGAAATAGTTCCGCCCACATTGACTGTGTCAATAAACCGTTGAGGAGAACCCACATCGGCAAGGGACTTGCCAACGATATCGTGTTTGGGATGTGCGACAAATTTGCCGTCATTGGCGATCATAAAGCCGTAGCCTGTTTCGTAAGGGCGGATACCGGCGATCAGTGAGCTCAGAAAATCCATGGTCAGATCAATGCCTGCGACGCCGATGGTTCGGCCGTTTATCTTAATAGGAACCACCACGCTGGTGATCAGCACTTTACTGCCGCCTATTTCATATTCGTAGGGATTGATTATCGTTTCGTCGCCAGAGTTTTTGGCCAGCAGGTAGTAATCGCCTTCCCCAGGAATATCGTAGCTCGCCAGCGGTTCCACTGCAATGCTGCCGCCGCCTCGGTTCCAATACGGAATATAACGACCGGTGGCATCATGCCCCGGCTTATTGGCGTAGGCCGCATCGTTGCCATCCAGAGCGTCGGGTTCCCAGCAGGTCCATACACCCACAAAATCACGGTTTTTTTCTAAAACTTGTTTTAAGATGGCATCCATCATTGTTCGATCCATGGGATTTCCCGACAATTTCATCCCCTCAAAGGTTTCCGCCAGTGTCCGGGATGCATCCATGGCGACTTCCAGCCATGCCTGGCTGTCTGAACTATAACGGCTGGCCTGTTCCCTGGCTTTGTCAAAGGCTTCGCTCTGAGTTGTTTTCCAAACTTTGGTAAGGAGAAACCCGAATATTACTAAAAAAGCCATAAAAGCTACAACGATAATGGGGAACGCCAGCTTTGTCTGAATTTTCAAGTTGCGATAGAATCCTTTGCGCTTTGTCGTCATACTGTGCTATCCTTTCATGTCCGAAGGCATGATATTCATGTTGGTTTACTTGGGTGATATAGACCTTGTGTAGTATTCTGTACTTACTAGCTACTCGTTGGATAGTACGAATTAGCGCGTAATATATCCACAAAAATATGCAGTTTTGTGATGGTGCGCAGTGATGTTTTGCAATAGGCATTGTGTATTGACGCGCCGATGCAGAAAGTCTACTTTCTCTGCCTATGACATCAACTATGCCCCAAAAAATTATTCTTGTTGAAGATGAATCCGCCATACGCCGCATGATGACCATGATGCTGAAACGCTCTGGTTTCGACGTCGAGTCATTTGCCGCTGCGGAGCCCGCTTGGGAATGGATTGAATCCAGCTCAATGGAATTTGTGCTTATATCAGATCAAGAACTGCCCCGCATGTATGGACTTGAGCTGGCCCGGAAAGTCAAAGAAAAGGATGCGTCTATTCCTGTCATACTTATGACCGGATACGCGGATCGAGATGTCGAAGAACATGTTGATGTTATTCTGGAAAAGCCCATTGCACGCGTAGAAAACCTGATCAATGCCATTACCGAAGCGGTGGCGATTGTGGCAGCCGATCGGCCGTAAACGGCCTCTCTGGACGGTATTGGTGACGCCTCTGTCCGATTTAAAGGTGCCGAGTGCGGGGGCACCTGTTGCCACGCGCACCCCAAAGCTCGTGCCTTTTTGACTTTTGTGAAAAGTTCCAATCATTGGAAATATTTCCAGCAGAAGAAAATAAAATTTCCAATGGTTGGAACTTTTGTCCGGATCATTTTGTGAAAAGTTCCAATGTCTGGAACTTTTTTGCGGCCGCCTTTTTGACAGAGCTACGTCGGTATCTGAAAGAATTGATGGGGTCACGAACGTACTATGTACGGAGCTGCCGTCGTTATGTACGGAGCTACTGACGTTTTCCTGCGGGTCAGGATCTCTGAACATACCAAGAGCACCGTAGGTGCTGACGTTCTTAGCTTGGCGGCTTCAGCCCCAAGAAAATATGCACGCATACATAATGCGTCCCGAAGGGCCGCACGATGCCGGCTTTCACGCGGCCTTTCGGGGCGCAATACGTGTTTTCCAAAATCTCGGGGTTAAAAACCCCGAGCTAAGAACGTTATCCCCGTCCGAGGATTACATGAGAAGATGCAGAAAAAAACGATTTCACCCGCGCAATGTATAGTATTTCCACAGGGTTGATTTTTTTAGTCATGGTTCCTCTCCCCACACGCGGGCGAGCGTTGTCTGGATTTTCTTCTCAAAGCGGGTGATTAGTTCGCGGTTGGCGTTTACTAAGGCCTGCTCGGCTTCGATCTCCGCCACAATCGCTTGCTGTTCCGCGAGATCGTCAGGAATCGGGATGGGAATACTATTCAGGGATTGTTGATTGAGTTTCGGTTGCGCTGCGCCCGTGACGAATTCAGCGATGGAAATGGAGTTGAGATAGACCTCTACAAACGTCTGCGTCGCCGGGTTTTCAAATTTCAAAACGTGGGCGTGGTTGTTGACCCAGCATTTGCCGGAGACGGAGAACGCAATTGGCGTTGAGCGGGCGAGTA contains these protein-coding regions:
- a CDS encoding HAMP domain-containing protein, encoding MTTKRKGFYRNLKIQTKLAFPIIVVAFMAFLVIFGFLLTKVWKTTQSEAFDKAREQASRYSSDSQAWLEVAMDASRTLAETFEGMKLSGNPMDRTMMDAILKQVLEKNRDFVGVWTCWEPDALDGNDAAYANKPGHDATGRYIPYWNRGGGSIAVEPLASYDIPGEGDYYLLAKNSGDETIINPYEYEIGGSKVLITSVVVPIKINGRTIGVAGIDLTMDFLSSLIAGIRPYETGYGFMIANDGKFVAHPKHDIVGKSLADVGSPQRFIDTVNVGGTISEVRTSLETGSDSYMIFVPLTIGKTKTPWSFAVSIPMDKVMAQAREMLWFGIIGAIIALLAIGIVVLLMARSISKTLKQLAGGAQAIADGHLDVNIHHDSNDELGLLATSLNAMAQKFFIYVSSLDAVPFPVSVTDMDMNWLFFNKATEAVTGLKRADMTGKPCNNWNADICKTERCGIECLRRGKKTSTFQQPGMDADFQVDTAFLQNGAGEQIGHIEVIQDISSVSRIAKYNDQEVARLADNLNKMAQGDLAINTEQTRADKYCTAQFDQFKMINDSLMAVAASVEALISDANTLAIAGVEGSLATRADEDKHQGAYKDVVRGVNNLLDAVATPFRVSIQFLDDMAHGRAPKEIKGEYKGDYVQIKDNINACVDILTDVQKEVIRLSQAGRDGELDVRADSSRFPGTWKYIIDGYNTVINAIAGPLNEAATVLKEASNNDLTQSINGDYKGQFADFKNNINQMLRNLDETLAQVASSVTQMNAGANQISDASQSLSQGATEQASSLEEISSSMQQIASQTKGNAENATQANAIANKARESAEEGGEKMNEMVSAMTDINASSMQIAKIIKVIDDIAFQTNLLALNAAVEAARAGVHGKGFAVVADEVRNLAGRSAKAAKETADLIDLSGSKVSNGLKVAQSTSESFQGIIEEIVKAADLVGEIAAASNEQAQGVAQITIGLNQVDQVTQQNTASAEETASAAEELRGQSQELQDRVSLFTLSGTTKTKAIPAEAPKKKQQKKAPPALARKSEGWGDAPKKGTAHKNDVIMLDDDEFGRF
- a CDS encoding response regulator; this translates as MTSTMPQKIILVEDESAIRRMMTMMLKRSGFDVESFAAAEPAWEWIESSSMEFVLISDQELPRMYGLELARKVKEKDASIPVILMTGYADRDVEEHVDVILEKPIARVENLINAITEAVAIVAADRP
- a CDS encoding restriction endonuclease subunit S, translated to MPIHSDWPKRELGTLAKNLDSRRVPITQSDRKPGPYPYYGASGIVDQVVGFIFDEDILLISEDGANLLARSTPIAFSVSGKCWVNNHAHVLKFENPATQTFVEVYLNSISIAEFVTGAAQPKLNQQSLNSIPIPIPDDLAEQQAIVAEIEAEQALVNANRELITRFEKKIQTTLARVWGEEP
- the leuB gene encoding 3-isopropylmalate dehydrogenase yields the protein MKKTIAVLAGDGIGPEVMAEALKVLAAVSRKFDAEFVFNHADVGGCAIDSQGSALPASTLKTCEEADAILFGSVGGPKWEHLPPEEQPERGALLPLRKHFKLFCNLRPTRLYPALQSACPLHPDTAAKGFNVLCVRELTGGIYFGEPKGREGSGADEKAFDTMVYTRGEIERIARIAFEAARLRGKKVTSVDKANVLSTMVLWRQVVEEVAKDFPDVALDHIYVDNATMQLIKEPSRFDVLLCGNMFGDIISDECAMLTGSMGMLSSASLNESHFGLFEPAGGSAPDIAGKGIANPIAQILSAAMMLRYSFGEEEMAVAIENAVNNVLLDGILTGDIAHGKPSVTTARMGDAIAAAV
- a CDS encoding citramalate synthase, translating into MQSVKIYDTTLRDGNQARNISLSLDDKLNITEKLDQLGIHYIEGGWPNATNPIDLEFYKEVRKLSLKTAKIAAFGSTRRPGNTVDKDETLRYLIETEAPVLTIFGKSWDLHVTRVIRCPLDENVRMIGESVAYLKKHCEEVIYDAEHFFDGYKNHPDYAMETLRAAVEGGADCIVLCDTNGGCLPMDYEAIVRKVAQVFPLTQIGVHNHNDSGCAVANSVVGVAAGAVHVQGTINGYGERCGNGNLCTIIPNLEMKMGCHCIGRENLKMLTEVSRFVDDIANVHSDSRLPYVGHSAFAHKGGMHIDGVLKVSESFEHINPETVGNARIYVLSSQSGGSTVVKKLEQFFPDIDKRDPRIKDLLLKVKDMEADGYQFDAADGSFKLLAKRALGLFKEPFTFTGFRVIEEKRGTEVSLSEATIKVHRDGEEVHTAADGDGPVSAIDNAFRKALQQFYPQLQDVRLVDYKVLVINGKSGTSAKVRVLIQSTDGKDHWGTVGVSENIIEASWIALIDSFQYKLMKDGV